The genomic region GCCGAAGCCTACGAGGCCGGACCCTTGGAAGTGCACCAGGCCGTGGCCGCGGCCAAGAAAGCCTTCGACTCCGGCGCCTGGTCCGGAAAATCCCCGGCGGAGCGCTCGGCCGTGCTCTATAAATGGGCAAGCCTCATCGAAGAGAACCTGCCCCATTTGGCCGCCCTCGAATCGGCCAACACCGGCAAGCCCCTGAAGCTCGCCCGCGACGGGGACATCCCTTTCGCGGCCGACAACCTCAAATTCTTCGCCGGAGCGGCCAGGCTCCTCGAGGGAATCTCGGGCGGGGAGTATTGCCCGGGCTACACCTCCATGCTCCGCCGGGAGCCCATCGGGGTGACCGCCCTCATCACGCCCTGGAATTATCCCCTGATGATGGCGGCTTGGAAGCTCGGGCCGGCTTTGGCCGCGGGAAATACCGCGGTGATAAAGCCCTCGGAGCTCACGCCTTTGACCACCATAGAGATGGGCAAGCTCGCCCTCGAAGCCGGAATCCCGGAGGGGGTCGTCAACATCCTGACCGGGGCCGAGGACACCGGCCGGGCCCTCACCAGCCATCCGGACGTGCGCTTGGTCTCGTTTACCGGCGACACCGAGACGGGGAAGAAAATCATGCAGCAGGCCTCGGACAGCCTCAAGCGCTGCCACCTCGAGCTCGGAGGCAAGGCCCCCTTCGTCGTCTTCGAGGACGCGGACCTGGACGCAGCGGTCCAGGGCGCGGCGGTCGCGGCCTTCGTCAACGCCGGCCAGGACTGCACGGCCGCCACCCGCCTCTACGTCCACGGCTCGATCTTCAAGAAGTTCACGGAAGCGTTCCTCGGGGAGGTCGCCAAGATCCGAGTGGGGGATCCGGCCAAGGCAGACACCGACATGGGCCCCCTCGTCTCCTCGGATCATAGGGAGAGAGTGGAAGCCTTCCTTCAAAGGGCCCAAGACAAGGCCAAGGTCCTGGCGGGCGGCGGCAGGCCCCGCGGACTAAAAAAAGGCTTCTACTTCGAGCCCACCGTCATATCCGGGGCGAGCCAAGACTCAGAGCTCGTCCAGCGCGAGATATTCGGGCCCGTGGTCTGCCTTCTGCCCTTCAAGGACGAGGCAGAGGCCCTGGCCCTCTCCAACGACGTCCCCTACGGCCTGGCCGCCTCGGTATGGACCCGCGACGCGCACCGGGCTTTCCGCATGTCCAACGCCCT from Elusimicrobiota bacterium harbors:
- a CDS encoding gamma-aminobutyraldehyde dehydrogenase; this translates as MTSTTLIKNKSLKMLIDGKWVNASRGSTRAIVNPATEETLAEAYEAGPLEVHQAVAAAKKAFDSGAWSGKSPAERSAVLYKWASLIEENLPHLAALESANTGKPLKLARDGDIPFAADNLKFFAGAARLLEGISGGEYCPGYTSMLRREPIGVTALITPWNYPLMMAAWKLGPALAAGNTAVIKPSELTPLTTIEMGKLALEAGIPEGVVNILTGAEDTGRALTSHPDVRLVSFTGDTETGKKIMQQASDSLKRCHLELGGKAPFVVFEDADLDAAVQGAAVAAFVNAGQDCTAATRLYVHGSIFKKFTEAFLGEVAKIRVGDPAKADTDMGPLVSSDHRERVEAFLQRAQDKAKVLAGGGRPRGLKKGFYFEPTVISGASQDSELVQREIFGPVVCLLPFKDEAEALALSNDVPYGLAASVWTRDAHRAFRMSNALRFGTVWINDHLPLASEMPHGGFKHSGFGKDLSKNALEEYTVAKHVMAELGGAARKPWHYTVLGN